From the Pomacea canaliculata isolate SZHN2017 linkage group LG4, ASM307304v1, whole genome shotgun sequence genome, one window contains:
- the LOC112561124 gene encoding protein phosphatase 1E-like isoform X4 — protein sequence MDDPSQNEISVFKRFLERFCHEVEEPTSEGNDSPIRHISYSLVPAEIEGESLQWALDYLCQTHGCPHGLAVYIARAAYHRIRELDYQCFCDDSQLEDGPSEIDLRKLQREVTVQVYAICTEWNHRLPSFVHPMPYLRPACSHAIKNTRRKMEDRHVILSDLNTFFELQDSPSQSYYAVFDGHGGPEAAMYATSHLHINMVRDRSFRSDPELAMRRAYSLTDRMFLEKAERQKLRSGTTGVTVFVRGDRCYIGWLGDSQVLLVRDGQPVTVMEPHKPEREDEKKRIEELGGSVTYTQGNWRVNGNISVSRAIGDPSHKPFLCSNADTVSFQQTGQEDYMVLGCDGIWDVLKPTEIPQLVHNYLQQEPGNHLGVAQHLVAQAKESGSSDNISVVVFFFRKDIAKPTSKQQEASQILRENGERNGDARINRGISSAATSASTSRITFNSTTSAKEKTDRARESTEWHVSPGSHFLLGFFCRLWRWTGFLMPVLRDLWSYMFDLLVPCSSEGRVGSQEDLANYRQEADGFMNPGLDDQWNISAVSAGKKALSTKEKTLTQNNRSKASGHKPEHCLNQGTPDNCASGLDLNSVLVSSGDAPSPTNIDCVHSVKLSVTDCEITKSLPFSDPDSNQHNLVVPKKSGILHKSLPWLASLGLIAAWCSTGNSPALTSSTSLQLFGQDISHFWPSTKSKQTSSSNGSFSTIAFSSSP from the exons TGGGTGCCCACATGGTCTGGCCGTATACATAGCTAGAGCTGCATACCACCGCATTCGGGAGCTTGATTACCAATGCTTCTGTGATGACAGTCAGCTGGAGGATGGCCCTTCAG AAATCGACCTCCGCAAGCTGCAAAGAGAGGTCACTGTGCAAGTATATGCTATCTGCACTGAGTGGAATCATCGACTCCCATCATTTGTTCATCCTATGCCCTATCTTCGACCTGCCTGCAGCCATGCCATCAAAAATACTCGACGCAAAATGGAGGACCGTCATGTCATTCTATCTGATCTCAACACTTTTTTTGAACTGCAG GACAGCCCTAGTCAGTCATATTACGCCGTGTTTGATGGTCATGGAGGCCCAGAGGCAGCCATGTATGCCACCAGTCATCTGCACATTAACATGGTGCGTGACCGCAGCTTCCGTTCAGACCCAGAACTAGCCATGAGACGAGCCTATTCTTTGACTGACAGAATGTTTCTGGAAAAGGCAGAGAGACAG AAGCTACGTTCAGGTACAACAGGCGTGACTGTCTTTGTTCGTGGAGACAGATGTTATATCGGCTGGCTTGGAGACTCCCAGGTGTTACTGGTGCGTGATGGTCAGCCTGTGACAGTCATGGAACCACACAAACCTGAACGAGAG GATGAGAAAAAGCGAATTGAAGAACTGGGTGGTAGTGTTACATACACACAGGGCAACTGGCGAGTCAATGGCAACATTTCTGTGTCACGAGCCATTG GTGATCCCAGCCACAAGCCATTCCTTTGCAGCAATGCCGATACGGTTAGTTTCCAGCAGACTGGTCAGGAGGACTACATGGTTCTGGGATGTGATGGAATTTGGGATGTTTTAAAGCCAACAGAGATCCCTCAGCTTGTGCACAATTACCTTCAGCAGGAGCCTGGCAATCACTTGGGTGTGGCTCAGCACCTTGTTGCTCAGGCCAAGGAGTCTGGCTCAAGCGACAACATTTCTGtggtggttttctttttccgtAAAGACATTGCGAAGCCCACCAGCAAACAGCAGGAAGCATCTCAGATTTTACGAGAAAATGGTGAGCGCAATGGGGATGCTCGCATCAACAGAGGGATATCGTCAGCAGCCacatcagcatcaacatcaaGGATAACCTTTAACAGCACTACCTCagcaaaagagaaaactgaCAGAGCAAGGGAAAGTACAGAGTGGCACGTGTCTCCAGGCAGCCATTTTCTTCTGGGATTTTTCTGCAGGTTATGGAGATGGACTGGCTTTTTAATGCCAGTGCTAAGAGATCTGTGGTCATATATGTTTGATCTGCTGGTGCCCTGCAGCTCGGAAGGCAGGGTCGGGTCCCAGGAAGACCTAGCCAATTATAGACAAGAGGCAGATGGGTTTATGAACCCTGGCTTGGATGACCAGTGGAACATATCTGCAGTCTCTGCTGGCAAGAAAGCCTTGagcacaaaagagaaaacattaacaCAGAATAACAGATCAAAGGCTTCTGGGCACAAACCTGAACATTGTCTGAATCAGGGAACTCCAGACAACTGTGCATCTGGTTTAGATCTAAACAGTGTTCTTGTATCCAGTGGGGATGCACCTTCCCCCACAAACATTGATTGTGTCCACTCTGTGAAACTGTCTGTGACTGACTGTGAAATTACCAAAAGCCTTCCTTTCAGCGACCCGGACAGTAACCAGCACAATCTTGTGGTCCCCAAAAAGTCAGGTATTTTGCACAAGTCATTGCCTTGGTTGGCAAGTCTCGGCCTCATTGCTGCATGGTGCTCCACAGGCAATTCACCTGCTCTGACTTCATCTACCTCACTGCAGTTGTTCGGTCAGGACATCTCTCATTTCTGGCCTAGTACCAAGAGTAAACAGACTTCCAGTTCCAATGGCAGCTTCTCAACAATTGCATTTTCCAGCTCTCCTTAG
- the LOC112561124 gene encoding protein phosphatase 1E-like isoform X3 codes for MDDPSQNEISVFKRFLERFCHEVEEPTSEGNDSPIRHISYSLVPAEIEGESLQWALDYLCQTHGCPHGLAVYIARAAYHRIRELDYQCFCDDSQLEDGPSVEIDLRKLQREVTVQVYAICTEWNHRLPSFVHPMPYLRPACSHAIKNTRRKMEDRHVILSDLNTFFELQDSPSQSYYAVFDGHGGPEAAMYATSHLHINMVRDRSFRSDPELAMRRAYSLTDRMFLEKAERQKLRSGTTGVTVFVRGDRCYIGWLGDSQVLLVRDGQPVTVMEPHKPEREDEKKRIEELGGSVTYTQGNWRVNGNISVSRAIGDPSHKPFLCSNADTVSFQQTGQEDYMVLGCDGIWDVLKPTEIPQLVHNYLQQEPGNHLGVAQHLVAQAKESGSSDNISVVVFFFRKDIAKPTSKQQEASQILRENGERNGDARINRGISSAATSASTSRITFNSTTSAKEKTDRARESTEWHVSPGSHFLLGFFCRLWRWTGFLMPVLRDLWSYMFDLLVPCSSEGRVGSQEDLANYRQEADGFMNPGLDDQWNISAVSAGKKALSTKEKTLTQNNRSKASGHKPEHCLNQGTPDNCASGLDLNSVLVSSGDAPSPTNIDCVHSVKLSVTDCEITKSLPFSDPDSNQHNLVVPKKSGILHKSLPWLASLGLIAAWCSTGNSPALTSSTSLQLFGQDISHFWPSTKSKQTSSSNGSFSTIAFSSSP; via the exons TGGGTGCCCACATGGTCTGGCCGTATACATAGCTAGAGCTGCATACCACCGCATTCGGGAGCTTGATTACCAATGCTTCTGTGATGACAGTCAGCTGGAGGATGGCCCTTCAG TAGAAATCGACCTCCGCAAGCTGCAAAGAGAGGTCACTGTGCAAGTATATGCTATCTGCACTGAGTGGAATCATCGACTCCCATCATTTGTTCATCCTATGCCCTATCTTCGACCTGCCTGCAGCCATGCCATCAAAAATACTCGACGCAAAATGGAGGACCGTCATGTCATTCTATCTGATCTCAACACTTTTTTTGAACTGCAG GACAGCCCTAGTCAGTCATATTACGCCGTGTTTGATGGTCATGGAGGCCCAGAGGCAGCCATGTATGCCACCAGTCATCTGCACATTAACATGGTGCGTGACCGCAGCTTCCGTTCAGACCCAGAACTAGCCATGAGACGAGCCTATTCTTTGACTGACAGAATGTTTCTGGAAAAGGCAGAGAGACAG AAGCTACGTTCAGGTACAACAGGCGTGACTGTCTTTGTTCGTGGAGACAGATGTTATATCGGCTGGCTTGGAGACTCCCAGGTGTTACTGGTGCGTGATGGTCAGCCTGTGACAGTCATGGAACCACACAAACCTGAACGAGAG GATGAGAAAAAGCGAATTGAAGAACTGGGTGGTAGTGTTACATACACACAGGGCAACTGGCGAGTCAATGGCAACATTTCTGTGTCACGAGCCATTG GTGATCCCAGCCACAAGCCATTCCTTTGCAGCAATGCCGATACGGTTAGTTTCCAGCAGACTGGTCAGGAGGACTACATGGTTCTGGGATGTGATGGAATTTGGGATGTTTTAAAGCCAACAGAGATCCCTCAGCTTGTGCACAATTACCTTCAGCAGGAGCCTGGCAATCACTTGGGTGTGGCTCAGCACCTTGTTGCTCAGGCCAAGGAGTCTGGCTCAAGCGACAACATTTCTGtggtggttttctttttccgtAAAGACATTGCGAAGCCCACCAGCAAACAGCAGGAAGCATCTCAGATTTTACGAGAAAATGGTGAGCGCAATGGGGATGCTCGCATCAACAGAGGGATATCGTCAGCAGCCacatcagcatcaacatcaaGGATAACCTTTAACAGCACTACCTCagcaaaagagaaaactgaCAGAGCAAGGGAAAGTACAGAGTGGCACGTGTCTCCAGGCAGCCATTTTCTTCTGGGATTTTTCTGCAGGTTATGGAGATGGACTGGCTTTTTAATGCCAGTGCTAAGAGATCTGTGGTCATATATGTTTGATCTGCTGGTGCCCTGCAGCTCGGAAGGCAGGGTCGGGTCCCAGGAAGACCTAGCCAATTATAGACAAGAGGCAGATGGGTTTATGAACCCTGGCTTGGATGACCAGTGGAACATATCTGCAGTCTCTGCTGGCAAGAAAGCCTTGagcacaaaagagaaaacattaacaCAGAATAACAGATCAAAGGCTTCTGGGCACAAACCTGAACATTGTCTGAATCAGGGAACTCCAGACAACTGTGCATCTGGTTTAGATCTAAACAGTGTTCTTGTATCCAGTGGGGATGCACCTTCCCCCACAAACATTGATTGTGTCCACTCTGTGAAACTGTCTGTGACTGACTGTGAAATTACCAAAAGCCTTCCTTTCAGCGACCCGGACAGTAACCAGCACAATCTTGTGGTCCCCAAAAAGTCAGGTATTTTGCACAAGTCATTGCCTTGGTTGGCAAGTCTCGGCCTCATTGCTGCATGGTGCTCCACAGGCAATTCACCTGCTCTGACTTCATCTACCTCACTGCAGTTGTTCGGTCAGGACATCTCTCATTTCTGGCCTAGTACCAAGAGTAAACAGACTTCCAGTTCCAATGGCAGCTTCTCAACAATTGCATTTTCCAGCTCTCCTTAG
- the LOC112561124 gene encoding protein phosphatase 1F-like isoform X1, with translation MDDPSQNEISVFKRFLERFCHEVEEPTSEGNDSPIRHISYSLVPAEIEGESLQWALDYLCQTHGCPHGLAVYIARAAYHRIRELDYQCFCDDSQLEDGPSGQPRRMLEIDLRKLQREVTVQVYAICTEWNHRLPSFVHPMPYLRPACSHAIKNTRRKMEDRHVILSDLNTFFELQDSPSQSYYAVFDGHGGPEAAMYATSHLHINMVRDRSFRSDPELAMRRAYSLTDRMFLEKAERQKLRSGTTGVTVFVRGDRCYIGWLGDSQVLLVRDGQPVTVMEPHKPEREDEKKRIEELGGSVTYTQGNWRVNGNISVSRAIGDPSHKPFLCSNADTVSFQQTGQEDYMVLGCDGIWDVLKPTEIPQLVHNYLQQEPGNHLGVAQHLVAQAKESGSSDNISVVVFFFRKDIAKPTSKQQEASQILRENGERNGDARINRGISSAATSASTSRITFNSTTSAKEKTDRARESTEWHVSPGSHFLLGFFCRLWRWTGFLMPVLRDLWSYMFDLLVPCSSEGRVGSQEDLANYRQEADGFMNPGLDDQWNISAVSAGKKALSTKEKTLTQNNRSKASGHKPEHCLNQGTPDNCASGLDLNSVLVSSGDAPSPTNIDCVHSVKLSVTDCEITKSLPFSDPDSNQHNLVVPKKSGILHKSLPWLASLGLIAAWCSTGNSPALTSSTSLQLFGQDISHFWPSTKSKQTSSSNGSFSTIAFSSSP, from the exons TGGGTGCCCACATGGTCTGGCCGTATACATAGCTAGAGCTGCATACCACCGCATTCGGGAGCTTGATTACCAATGCTTCTGTGATGACAGTCAGCTGGAGGATGGCCCTTCAGGTCAGCCACGAAGGATGC TAGAAATCGACCTCCGCAAGCTGCAAAGAGAGGTCACTGTGCAAGTATATGCTATCTGCACTGAGTGGAATCATCGACTCCCATCATTTGTTCATCCTATGCCCTATCTTCGACCTGCCTGCAGCCATGCCATCAAAAATACTCGACGCAAAATGGAGGACCGTCATGTCATTCTATCTGATCTCAACACTTTTTTTGAACTGCAG GACAGCCCTAGTCAGTCATATTACGCCGTGTTTGATGGTCATGGAGGCCCAGAGGCAGCCATGTATGCCACCAGTCATCTGCACATTAACATGGTGCGTGACCGCAGCTTCCGTTCAGACCCAGAACTAGCCATGAGACGAGCCTATTCTTTGACTGACAGAATGTTTCTGGAAAAGGCAGAGAGACAG AAGCTACGTTCAGGTACAACAGGCGTGACTGTCTTTGTTCGTGGAGACAGATGTTATATCGGCTGGCTTGGAGACTCCCAGGTGTTACTGGTGCGTGATGGTCAGCCTGTGACAGTCATGGAACCACACAAACCTGAACGAGAG GATGAGAAAAAGCGAATTGAAGAACTGGGTGGTAGTGTTACATACACACAGGGCAACTGGCGAGTCAATGGCAACATTTCTGTGTCACGAGCCATTG GTGATCCCAGCCACAAGCCATTCCTTTGCAGCAATGCCGATACGGTTAGTTTCCAGCAGACTGGTCAGGAGGACTACATGGTTCTGGGATGTGATGGAATTTGGGATGTTTTAAAGCCAACAGAGATCCCTCAGCTTGTGCACAATTACCTTCAGCAGGAGCCTGGCAATCACTTGGGTGTGGCTCAGCACCTTGTTGCTCAGGCCAAGGAGTCTGGCTCAAGCGACAACATTTCTGtggtggttttctttttccgtAAAGACATTGCGAAGCCCACCAGCAAACAGCAGGAAGCATCTCAGATTTTACGAGAAAATGGTGAGCGCAATGGGGATGCTCGCATCAACAGAGGGATATCGTCAGCAGCCacatcagcatcaacatcaaGGATAACCTTTAACAGCACTACCTCagcaaaagagaaaactgaCAGAGCAAGGGAAAGTACAGAGTGGCACGTGTCTCCAGGCAGCCATTTTCTTCTGGGATTTTTCTGCAGGTTATGGAGATGGACTGGCTTTTTAATGCCAGTGCTAAGAGATCTGTGGTCATATATGTTTGATCTGCTGGTGCCCTGCAGCTCGGAAGGCAGGGTCGGGTCCCAGGAAGACCTAGCCAATTATAGACAAGAGGCAGATGGGTTTATGAACCCTGGCTTGGATGACCAGTGGAACATATCTGCAGTCTCTGCTGGCAAGAAAGCCTTGagcacaaaagagaaaacattaacaCAGAATAACAGATCAAAGGCTTCTGGGCACAAACCTGAACATTGTCTGAATCAGGGAACTCCAGACAACTGTGCATCTGGTTTAGATCTAAACAGTGTTCTTGTATCCAGTGGGGATGCACCTTCCCCCACAAACATTGATTGTGTCCACTCTGTGAAACTGTCTGTGACTGACTGTGAAATTACCAAAAGCCTTCCTTTCAGCGACCCGGACAGTAACCAGCACAATCTTGTGGTCCCCAAAAAGTCAGGTATTTTGCACAAGTCATTGCCTTGGTTGGCAAGTCTCGGCCTCATTGCTGCATGGTGCTCCACAGGCAATTCACCTGCTCTGACTTCATCTACCTCACTGCAGTTGTTCGGTCAGGACATCTCTCATTTCTGGCCTAGTACCAAGAGTAAACAGACTTCCAGTTCCAATGGCAGCTTCTCAACAATTGCATTTTCCAGCTCTCCTTAG
- the LOC112561124 gene encoding protein phosphatase 1E-like isoform X2: MDDPSQNEISVFKRFLERFCHEVEEPTSEGNDSPIRHISYSLVPAEIEGESLQWALDYLCQTHGCPHGLAVYIARAAYHRIRELDYQCFCDDSQLEDGPSGQPRRMQIDLRKLQREVTVQVYAICTEWNHRLPSFVHPMPYLRPACSHAIKNTRRKMEDRHVILSDLNTFFELQDSPSQSYYAVFDGHGGPEAAMYATSHLHINMVRDRSFRSDPELAMRRAYSLTDRMFLEKAERQKLRSGTTGVTVFVRGDRCYIGWLGDSQVLLVRDGQPVTVMEPHKPEREDEKKRIEELGGSVTYTQGNWRVNGNISVSRAIGDPSHKPFLCSNADTVSFQQTGQEDYMVLGCDGIWDVLKPTEIPQLVHNYLQQEPGNHLGVAQHLVAQAKESGSSDNISVVVFFFRKDIAKPTSKQQEASQILRENGERNGDARINRGISSAATSASTSRITFNSTTSAKEKTDRARESTEWHVSPGSHFLLGFFCRLWRWTGFLMPVLRDLWSYMFDLLVPCSSEGRVGSQEDLANYRQEADGFMNPGLDDQWNISAVSAGKKALSTKEKTLTQNNRSKASGHKPEHCLNQGTPDNCASGLDLNSVLVSSGDAPSPTNIDCVHSVKLSVTDCEITKSLPFSDPDSNQHNLVVPKKSGILHKSLPWLASLGLIAAWCSTGNSPALTSSTSLQLFGQDISHFWPSTKSKQTSSSNGSFSTIAFSSSP; the protein is encoded by the exons TGGGTGCCCACATGGTCTGGCCGTATACATAGCTAGAGCTGCATACCACCGCATTCGGGAGCTTGATTACCAATGCTTCTGTGATGACAGTCAGCTGGAGGATGGCCCTTCAGGTCAGCCACGAAGGATGC AAATCGACCTCCGCAAGCTGCAAAGAGAGGTCACTGTGCAAGTATATGCTATCTGCACTGAGTGGAATCATCGACTCCCATCATTTGTTCATCCTATGCCCTATCTTCGACCTGCCTGCAGCCATGCCATCAAAAATACTCGACGCAAAATGGAGGACCGTCATGTCATTCTATCTGATCTCAACACTTTTTTTGAACTGCAG GACAGCCCTAGTCAGTCATATTACGCCGTGTTTGATGGTCATGGAGGCCCAGAGGCAGCCATGTATGCCACCAGTCATCTGCACATTAACATGGTGCGTGACCGCAGCTTCCGTTCAGACCCAGAACTAGCCATGAGACGAGCCTATTCTTTGACTGACAGAATGTTTCTGGAAAAGGCAGAGAGACAG AAGCTACGTTCAGGTACAACAGGCGTGACTGTCTTTGTTCGTGGAGACAGATGTTATATCGGCTGGCTTGGAGACTCCCAGGTGTTACTGGTGCGTGATGGTCAGCCTGTGACAGTCATGGAACCACACAAACCTGAACGAGAG GATGAGAAAAAGCGAATTGAAGAACTGGGTGGTAGTGTTACATACACACAGGGCAACTGGCGAGTCAATGGCAACATTTCTGTGTCACGAGCCATTG GTGATCCCAGCCACAAGCCATTCCTTTGCAGCAATGCCGATACGGTTAGTTTCCAGCAGACTGGTCAGGAGGACTACATGGTTCTGGGATGTGATGGAATTTGGGATGTTTTAAAGCCAACAGAGATCCCTCAGCTTGTGCACAATTACCTTCAGCAGGAGCCTGGCAATCACTTGGGTGTGGCTCAGCACCTTGTTGCTCAGGCCAAGGAGTCTGGCTCAAGCGACAACATTTCTGtggtggttttctttttccgtAAAGACATTGCGAAGCCCACCAGCAAACAGCAGGAAGCATCTCAGATTTTACGAGAAAATGGTGAGCGCAATGGGGATGCTCGCATCAACAGAGGGATATCGTCAGCAGCCacatcagcatcaacatcaaGGATAACCTTTAACAGCACTACCTCagcaaaagagaaaactgaCAGAGCAAGGGAAAGTACAGAGTGGCACGTGTCTCCAGGCAGCCATTTTCTTCTGGGATTTTTCTGCAGGTTATGGAGATGGACTGGCTTTTTAATGCCAGTGCTAAGAGATCTGTGGTCATATATGTTTGATCTGCTGGTGCCCTGCAGCTCGGAAGGCAGGGTCGGGTCCCAGGAAGACCTAGCCAATTATAGACAAGAGGCAGATGGGTTTATGAACCCTGGCTTGGATGACCAGTGGAACATATCTGCAGTCTCTGCTGGCAAGAAAGCCTTGagcacaaaagagaaaacattaacaCAGAATAACAGATCAAAGGCTTCTGGGCACAAACCTGAACATTGTCTGAATCAGGGAACTCCAGACAACTGTGCATCTGGTTTAGATCTAAACAGTGTTCTTGTATCCAGTGGGGATGCACCTTCCCCCACAAACATTGATTGTGTCCACTCTGTGAAACTGTCTGTGACTGACTGTGAAATTACCAAAAGCCTTCCTTTCAGCGACCCGGACAGTAACCAGCACAATCTTGTGGTCCCCAAAAAGTCAGGTATTTTGCACAAGTCATTGCCTTGGTTGGCAAGTCTCGGCCTCATTGCTGCATGGTGCTCCACAGGCAATTCACCTGCTCTGACTTCATCTACCTCACTGCAGTTGTTCGGTCAGGACATCTCTCATTTCTGGCCTAGTACCAAGAGTAAACAGACTTCCAGTTCCAATGGCAGCTTCTCAACAATTGCATTTTCCAGCTCTCCTTAG